One Scomber scombrus chromosome 1, fScoSco1.1, whole genome shotgun sequence DNA segment encodes these proteins:
- the LOC133978115 gene encoding relaxin-3 receptor 1-like, translating to MDEIFNHSGAVNRSSPGEEIFSFEDIDVGADGTPILRILISVVYSVVCAVGLVGNLLVFFLMRLRQGRKRSTINFFIINLAVTDFQFVLTLPFWAVDTALDFSWPFGDAMCKIILSVTVMNMYASVFFLTAMSVTRYLSVASALKKKSHRRSRCVKLVCAVLWVAATVATAPTTIFSTVTVVAGEKLCLLKFPEGHDWLALYHIQKILIAFIIPMLIVTVNYLMLLRFVRRRSMDSSNPKRRSRVTKSVAIVVLSFFFCWMPNHAITFWGVLVKFNAVNWDKSYYMVHTYVFPVTVCLAHANSCLNPVLYCLMRPEIRKMLSSLFWRVSTPSSNKGGATRSVTQGETHGVVPLQIMDNGEYKLSIIDRKGLSSSKMIPYTR from the coding sequence ATGGATGAAATATTTAACCACAGTGGAGCAGTGAACCGAAGTTCACCCGGTGAAGAGATATTCAGTTTCGAAGACATTGATGTCGGGGCAGATGGCACCCCCATCCTGAGGATACTCATCTCTGTGGTGTACTCTGTAGTTTGCGCAGTGGGTTTAGTGGGGAACTTGCTCGTCTTTTTCCTCATGAGGCTACGACAAGGACGAAAGAGGTCGACCATCAATTTTTTCATCATTAACTTGGCAGTGACGGACTTCCAGTTCGTGCTGACCCTACCCTTCTGGGCTGTGGACACCGCGCTGGACTTCAGCTGGCCATTTGGAGACGCCATGTGCAAAATCATCCTCTCGGTCACCGTGATGAACATGTACGCCAGCGTGTTTTTTCTCACTGCTATGAGTGTGACTCGTTACTTATCTGTTGCCTCTGCTTTGAAGAAAAAATCTCACAGAAGGTCACGGTGTGTGAAGTTGGTGTGCGCGGTGCTGTGGGTGGCTGCAACCGTCGCCACAGCCCCGACAACTATCTTCTCCACTGTAACTGTGGTCGCTGGAGAAAAACTCTGCCTCCTCAAGTTTCCAGAGGGGCACGATTGGCTTGCCCTCTATCATATCCAGAAAATCTTGATAGCTTTTATCATCCCTATGCTTATAGTCACCGTCAACTATCTGATGCTTCTGCGCTTCGTGAGACGCAGGAGCATGGACAGCAGCAACCCGAAACGGAGGTCGAGAGTCACCAAATCTGTCGCTATAgtggttttgtcttttttcttctgctggATGCCAAACCATGCCATCACATTTTGGGGCGTCTTGGTCAAATTTAACGCAGTCAACTGGGATAAGTCATATTACATGGTGCACACGTATGTGTTCcctgttactgtgtgtttggcGCATGCAAACAGCTGCTTGAACCCAGTGCTTTACTGCCTGATGAGGCCAGAGATCAGGAAGATGCTTAGCAGTTTGTTCTGGAGAGTTTCCACTCCATCCTCCAACAAGGGAGGCGCGACGCGCTCTGTAACGCAGGGAGAAACTCACGGAGTCGTGCCTCTCCAAATAATGGACAATGGAGAGTACAAGCTGTCCATTATAGACCGTAAAGGCTTATCAAGCTCCAAAATGATCCCATACACCCGATAA